In Ostrea edulis chromosome 6, xbOstEdul1.1, whole genome shotgun sequence, a single window of DNA contains:
- the LOC125683836 gene encoding NEDD8-conjugating enzyme Ubc12 gives MIKLFSLKQQKKDGIDSPDRGSQKKASAAQLRIQKDINELNLPKTCQVDFPDTDDLLNFKLIISPDEGFYRNGRFVFSFKVLQGYPHDPPKVKCETMVYHPNIDLEGNVCLNILREDWKPVLTINSIVYGLQYLFLEPNPEDPLNKEAAEVLQSNRRLFEQNVTKSMRGGYIGSLYFDRCLK, from the exons atgattaAACTATTTTCTCTGAAACAACAGAAAAAAGATGGAATCGATTCCCCGGACAGAGGATCACAGAAAAAAGCTTCAGCAGCACAACTACGTATACAGAAAG atataaatgaattgaatttgcCAAAGACTTGTCAAGTTGACTTCCCAGACACCGATGATCTACTCAACTTCAAACTCATAATTTCACCAGATGAA GGATTCTACAGAAATGGTCGGTTTGTGTTCAGCTTTAAGGTTTTGCAAGGATATCCCCACGACCCTCCCAAAGTCAAATGTGAAACAATGGTTTATCACCCAAACATTGATCTAGAAGGAAATGTTTGTCTCAATATATTAAG AGAGGACTGGAAGCCAGTTTTAACGATAAATTCTATTGTTTATGGGTTGCAGTATTTATTTTTG gAGCCTAATCCTGAGGATCCCCTGAACAAAGAAGCTGCCGAGGTCCTGCAGAGTAACCGACGGTTATTTGAACAGAATGTCACCAAGTCCATGAGGGGCGGTTACATTGGATCCTTGTACTTCGACCGCTGCCTAAAATGA
- the LOC125683837 gene encoding heat shock protein 27-like, translated as MSRIVPVNYFGSGFFDRQKALFPKFQSEFEKSFEEFEKEVHKSRKSMFELSPWEHQKDPFDATQFGINMLKVDSPFVEDLSGNKKLNLKFDCSQFKPEDITVKTVDRNLTVHAKHEESTPGNKVLREFTKAYLLPESVDPAKVTSSLSADGVLCVEAPAPKTVVARDEKLIPTEHLAIKL; from the coding sequence ATGTCTCGCATAGTGCCTGTGAATTATTTTGGATCTGGATTTTTTGACAGACAAAAAGCACTGTTTCCAAAGTTTCAGAGCGAGtttgaaaaaagttttgaaGAATTTGAGAAAGAGGTGCATAAAAGTCGGAAGAGTATGTTCGAGTTGAGCCCCTGGGAACACCAGAAGGATCCCTTTGATGCTACTCAATTTGgaataaatatgttaaaagttGATAGTCCTTTCGTGGAGGACCTTTCTGGAAACAAgaaactgaatttgaaatttgattgcagTCAATTTAAACCAGAAGATATTACCGTAAAAACGGTGGATCGGAATTTGACAGTGCACGCCAAGCACGAGGAATCGACCCCAGGGAATAAAGTCCTTAGAGAGTTCACAAAGGCTTATCTTCTCCCTGAGAGTGTGGACCCTGCAAAGGTGACTTCATCGCTGTCCGCGGACGGTGTGCTCTGTGTTGAAGCGCCGGCGCCGAAAACTGTGGTAGCGCGAGATGAGAAGCTCATTCCAACGGAACATTTAGCTATTAAATTGTGA